Proteins from a genomic interval of Zingiber officinale cultivar Zhangliang chromosome 1B, Zo_v1.1, whole genome shotgun sequence:
- the LOC122051378 gene encoding protein MONOCULM 1-like, giving the protein MLSSLKSSASSSSHEEQDHHQRHHPAARQLLISCADLVGRGDLPAAQRAVGLLLGTASPFGDAADRLAHQFALALSIRADGRLRRSSAPEAVQSAYLAFNQITPFLRFAHLTANQAILEAVEGSPCVHILDFDTSHGLQWPPLLQAIAERADHENPPPAIRITGTGTCLDVLRLTGRRLQTFADSLNLRFEFHPLLLPPDSAVPADLNLNSHLRPGETLAVNCVLFLHKLLKDEDDDRGELRAFMAAVRGANPAVVAVAEREASHGSPVFLQRFAEAMDYYAAVFEALEATLPPTSRERVAVEQVWLGQEINGVVVGTVRHEAFARWEAAMRAAGFRNRPLSPFALSQARLLLRLHYPSEGYQLQAARDAAFLGWQNKALFSVSSWH; this is encoded by the coding sequence ATGCTCAGTTCGCTCAAGTCCTCGGCGTCCTCGTCCTCCCACGAAGAGCAGGACCACCACCAGCGTCACCACCCTGCCGCGAGGCAGCTTCTGATCAGCTGCGCGGACCTCGTCGGCCGCGGGGATCTCCCCGCAGCGCAGCGCGCCGTGGGGTTGCTACTCGGGACGGCTTCCCCGTTTGGGGATGCTGCTGACCGGCTGGCGCACCAGTTCGCGCTCGCGCTGTCGATACGGGCCGACGGCCGGCTGCGCCGGTCTTCGGCGCCGGAGGCGGTCCAGTCGGCCTACCTCGCCTTCAACCAGATCACGCCGTTTTTGCGCTTCGCGCACCTGACGGCGAACCAGGCGATTCTTGAGGCCGTCGAGGGTAGCCCCTGCGTCCACATCCTCGACTTTGATACCTCCCACGGCCTCCAGTGGCCGCCGCTGCTGCAGGCGATCGCCGAGCGCGCGGACCACGAGAACCCCCCTCCGGCCATCCGCATCACCGGCACCGGAACCTGCCTCGACGTCCTCCGCCTCACCGGCCGCCGCCTCCAGACCTTCGCCGACTCCCTCAACCTCCGGTTCGAGTTCCATCCCTTGCTTCTCCCGCCGGACTCCGCCGTCCCCGCCGATCTCAACCTCAACTCTCACCTCCGCCCGGGGGAAACCCTCGCCGTCAACTGCGTGCTCTTCCTTCACAAGTTGCTCAAGGACGAGGACGACGACCGCGGCGAGCTGCGCGCGTTCATGGCGGCGGTGCGGGGGGCGAACCCAGCAGTGGTGGCGGTGGCGGAGCGGGAGGCGAGCCACGGCTCCCCCGTCTTCCTGCAGCGCTTCGCGGAGGCGATGGACTACTACGCGGCGGTGTTCGAGGCGCTGGAAGCGACTCTGCCGCCGACTAGCAGGGAGCGGGTGGCGGTGGAGCAGGTGTGGCTTGGCCAGGAAATCAACGGGGTCGTCGTGGGCACGGTGCGGCACGAGGCGTTCGCTCGGTGGGAGGCGGCGATGCGCGCCGCCGGATTCCGCAACCGCCCTCTCAGCCCTTTCGCTCTTTCACAGGCGCGCCTCCTCCTCCGGCTACACTACCCGTCGGAAGGATACCAGCTCCAAGCTGCGCGCGACGCCGCCTTCTTGGGCTGGCAGAACAAGGCGCTCTTCTCCGTCTCCTCATGGCATTAG